One Cucumis melo cultivar AY chromosome 8, USDA_Cmelo_AY_1.0, whole genome shotgun sequence genomic window, GGTCTTATAAGGTTGGATTAAATGGAGAAATGAAGCAAATTTACAACCCAATGTTCTCACAGAGAACAAATTGGATTGCACTAAATCAAAAATCTATCGGAAGGCGAATGACATGGTACAAGACTAGCTTTAAGACACCTGGTGGAATTGACCCAGTAGTCTTGGACATGCAAGGAATGGGAAAAGGCCAAGCTTGGGTAAATGGGCAAAGCATAGGCCGATTTTGGCCATCTTTCATTGCTGGCAATGATAGTTGCAGCGCAACATGTGACTATAGAGGTGCATACAACCCTAGCAAATGTGTGCAAAACTGTGGAAATCCTTCTCAAAGATGGTATCATGTTCCAAGATCATTTCTTTCGAGCAACACAAACACATtgattttatttgaagaaattgGTGGAAATCCACAACACGTGTCGGTTCAAACAATCACAATAGGAACTATATGTGCAAATGCTAATGAAGGAAGCACATTAGAGTTGTCTTGTCAGGGAGGACATGTCATCTCTGAAATCCAATTTGCTAGCTATGGAAATCCAGAGGGAAAATGTGGTTCGTTTAAGCAAGGTTCATGGGATGTGACAAACAGTGCTCTTTTCGTGGAAAAAGCTTGCATTGGCATGGAAAGTTGTTCAATTGATGTATCTGCAAAGTCATTTGGATTAGGCGATGCTACAAATTTATCTGCAAGATTGGTAGTTCAAGCACTATGTGCACAAAATTGATTAATAATAGTGTAATATATGTGaataaatattctttttaaccaactatgtatttttatttctttctttttcatagtATATGGTTTATTAATCACAAACGTATAAGTAACTATAAACACCTAGcggtctattaatgatagaccaTACTGAAAAATATTGGTCCATCACTGATAGCCCATAAAAGTCTCGATTGGAGTCTGTCACtgaactttgctatatttgaaactttttaaaaacgttgttacatatttaatttttatttttaaataaaagaaatataccCATACATGTCAAACCCCTCCCCCATTCCCCCTCCCCCACAAAGGGAAATAGAGGAATAAATTATGAATCTTTGGTTATAGGGTGAAACCCGCAATCCTGACATCATCTAGcttactctctctctctaaccCTCTCGACGGCCAACCACTGAACGCAAACTTTATTGCCGCCAGTCACATCGTGACGCTGCTCTGCTGTCGGCATGGCCAACCCATCGTTAGTGTTTTCTCTCACTCGAGACCTTGCCACATCCACACGCCATAATCAGCCACCACCCGTCGTTTACTTCTACCAGTCATCGATCGGATCACTGTCGATCGCCCCTTCTCTCCCTTCGAAAGTTTCTTTCTCTCATGTGTGCAGAAGGGAAATCCACGCAGTTGCCACCGCAATCTTACGCTGATCTGCATCCAGCTACCGTAACCTACATTTCGAACCTTCTTTAGCAAGGTTGTGCCGTTTTATATGAGTTTCTTTGGTGGTGTTGCTCCAAGTCACTTTTGAGCTCAATTTTAATGCTATAATTTGTGTTATCATTATCGATGGTTCCGAGACATTTTCTTGACAAAGGACAGCTTGGGTAAAACATTTAAGAACCTTTTTTTATAATGAATTTACAGCTTCGATTAAGGGGTATGAAAGTTGAAAATTGTTTAGGGTCAATATTTTAGAATTTCAAAAGAGTTCGGTAAGCCAAAATGGAAGATTATCTAGATATATATCAGGTTTAAACCTCCTAGAATGCCTTTGAGACAGGCaaaatgtaattaaattttaagGCATTCTGAGAAACTTTATTCGATGCCATGTGTGGTTTATGACTGACAATTTATAAGAACGTGCTATAAAGTTATAAGTTACTATGACATGATTATATAATGTGAGACCCCTTGTTGCACGTTGAGTGTATAACTTAGTGGCAACTACCCTTCTACCTATAGCTATGTACACACTAGATTTGTGTACTTTCAGGTCAGCTAGATTTGTGTGCCTAATGGCCAaccaatttttgttttaaaattgcatGCATAGTAGTAATGACCCTGGTCAGGGACCTTAAAAGACCGGGTTGTTACATGAAAGATCTTTAGTTTCTAATTGTATTGATATCTCTAACTTGCAAAGAAGGCGATATGAAACTAGGTGTAATTTAATGTTACGTTGTCTCCTTCAAATTTTGTAGTTTGTCTTTGTTGTTTTCTATCTACTTGATTATATCTTCTAGTGGGCTCATTATTGAAGAGTAGGCAATATGTTTAAAATGATATTCTGCTTTGGAAACATTATGGAAAGTGTACGCTTTGTTCTCCATTCTCTTGAAAGATATTGCCAACTTGCACCTACGTGGTTTAAGATAAACTCTTGAATCATCACTTGAAGTTAGCAGCTTCATTGTTTCCCTCTATGGTTTCCATTAAAGTTGAAGAAAGGGAGATGCATCATGCTTGCAAAACTTATAGATAAGAGGTTATCCAGAAGTAATTTTTTTAACTCATAAAATGATGACGACGAACTATCCTGTTACAACTGAACCCtatcatttttttgttttacagtATCATGGTTTTGATGGTAGTTGAAGAGAATTTCTCGATATtgacataaattaaattttcaacagtttatctttttgtaattttgttttctcCCGAAAATATGTTACTTCCTATTATTCGGTTTATCATCTCTTTTTTTGTTCCCTCTAGGGTCACTTGGATTCATTTACCTTCAATGTTTCAACCATCACACATCACACATCCCACGTCATGATATGTAAGTTAGAGAAGTATTTTAAATAATGAAACAATATTTTCACAAACaactaaaatctttaattaatttgaacatgaattttaattaattagttttaatgCTAATTGAGTATAATGAGAATGATTTAAATCTACAGTTTAAGAGGGTTGTTAAATAAATATCTTGATGTCATCTTTGCGTTTGGTGCAAATAtaatatctatctatctatttaCATTCAATTGCTCATATTACAATAGCTTGACCTTAAAGTTGTTGGCTTACAACATGAGGCCAAatgtgaaaaatgaaaaatagaatCCTAAGTTGTCCTGTGGAAAAAAACACAACCTTTTTAATTGCGTACAATAGTTGTAATTCGGTAAAAGGTTATTTGAGGGATTAAGGTCAACTAGAATTCTTCAATTTCAGAGGATGCAACTCATATCGAAAAACTTTTGTCAGCCGCTTTTCTATGTTTAGAATTGATCAACAACCTTGAACACAAATATAGATAGGAAAGAACTCTCACCTTATCACTATATGTATTCTATATAAATAAACACATCGATTCAGGAAACAAATAAACCAAAGACATAAGTTGTGGGATCGAAGATGTTTAAGCTTCAATGGCTTGTTGCAACTCTAGCTTGCTTGACTTTTTGCATAGGAGACAATGTTTCATATGATTCAAATGCGATAATTATCAACGGAGAACGACGTATTATCTTTTCAGGCTCAATTCATTATCCACGCAGCACTGAAGCAATGTGGCCTGATCTTATTCAAAAAGCTAAAGATGGTGGACTTGATGCAATTGAGACATACATTTTTTGGGATCGTCACGAGCCACAACGACGAAAATATGATTTCTCTGGacgtttagattttattaaattcttcCAGCTCATCCAATATGCTGGACTTTATGTTGTCATGAGGATTGGTCCTTACGTGTGTGCCGAGTGGAACTACGGAGGCTTTCCAGTGTGGTTGCACAATATGCCAGGAATCCAACTCCGTACTAACAATCAAGTCTACAAGAATGAAATGCAAACTTTCACGACAAAGATAGTGAATATGTGTAAACAAGCCAATCTCTTTGCTTCACAAGGAGGGCCAATAATATTAGCTCAAATCGAGAATGAGTATGGAAATGTGATGACACCAGCTTATGGAGATGCAGGAAAAGCATATATCAATTGGTGTGCTCAAATGGCCGAATCTCTCAATATTGGCGTTCCATGGATCATGTGCCAACAAAGTGATGCCCCACAACCTATCATTAATACGTGCAATGGATTCTACTGTGACAACTTTACTCCGAACAATCCTAAGAGCCCAAAAATGTTCACTGAAAATTGGGTGGGATGGTTCAAGAAATGGGGCGACAAAGACCCTTACAGAACTGCAGAAGATGTAGCATTTTCTGTGGCAAGATTTTTTCAATCTGGCGGCATCTTCAACAATTATTACATGTATCATGGAGGCACCAACTTTGGAAGAACATCGGGAGGTCCATTCATCACTACATCTTACGATTACAACGCCCCACTTGATGAGTATGGGAACTTGAATCAACCTAAATGGGGGCATCTCAAACAACTCCACGCATCAATCAAGTTAGGAGAGAAGATTCTCACTAACGGCACACGCTCAGACCAAAACTTTGGTAGCTCTGCAACTTTAACGAAATTCTTTAATCCAACAACAGGGGAGAGGTTTTGCTTTCTAAGCAACACAGATGGAAAAAATGATGCCACCATAGATCTACAAGCAGATGGAAAATATTTTGTACCAGCTTGGTCTGTGAGCATTCTTGATGGTTGCAACAAGGAGGTTTACAACACTGCAAAAGTAAATTCTCAAACGTCTATGTTCGTGAAGGAGCAAAATGAGAAGGAAAATGCACAACTCTCGTGGGCTTGGGCTCCAGAACCTATGAAAGACACACTGCAAGGAAATGGTAAATTTGCGGCAAACCTTCTTTTGGAACAAAAAAGGGTCACGGTTGATTTCAGCGACTACTTCTGGTACATGACGAGTGTTGACACTAACGGAACATCTTCACTTCAAAATGTGACTCTCCAAGTGAATACAAAGGGTCATGTTCTTCATGCTTTCGTTAATAAAAGATACATTGGGTCGCAGTGGGGGAGTAATGGCCAGAGTTTTGTGTTTGAGAAACCGGTTCTACTAAAATCAGGAACCAACACAATAACTCTTTTGAGTGCCACAGTTGGGTTGAAGAATTACGACGCATTTTATGATATGGTGCCAACAGGAATCGATGGAGGTCCCATCTATCTAATTGGAGATGGAAACGTGAAAACTGATTTGTCATCAAATTTGT contains:
- the LOC127150689 gene encoding beta-galactosidase 7-like — encoded protein: MFKLQWLVATLACLTFCIGDNVSYDSNAIIINGERRIIFSGSIHYPRSTEAMWPDLIQKAKDGGLDAIETYIFWDRHEPQRRKYDFSGRLDFIKFFQLIQYAGLYVVMRIGPYVCAEWNYGGFPVWLHNMPGIQLRTNNQVYKNEMQTFTTKIVNMCKQANLFASQGGPIILAQIENEYGNVMTPAYGDAGKAYINWCAQMAESLNIGVPWIMCQQSDAPQPIINTCNGFYCDNFTPNNPKSPKMFTENWVGWFKKWGDKDPYRTAEDVAFSVARFFQSGGIFNNYYMYHGGTNFGRTSGGPFITTSYDYNAPLDEYGNLNQPKWGHLKQLHASIKLGEKILTNGTRSDQNFGSSATLTKFFNPTTGERFCFLSNTDGKNDATIDLQADGKYFVPAWSVSILDGCNKEVYNTAKVNSQTSMFVKEQNEKENAQLSWAWAPEPMKDTLQGNGKFAANLLLEQKRVTVDFSDYFWYMTSVDTNGTSSLQNVTLQVNTKGHVLHAFVNKRYIGSQWGSNGQSFVFEKPVLLKSGTNTITLLSATVGLKNYDAFYDMVPTGIDGGPIYLIGDGNVKTDLSSNLWSYKVGLNGEMKQIYNPMFSQRTNWIALNQKSIGRRMTWYKTSFKTPGGIDPVVLDMQGMGKGQAWVNGQSIGRFWPSFIAGNDSCSATCDYRGAYNPSKCVQNCGNPSQRWYHVPRSFLSSNTNTLILFEEIGGNPQHVSVQTITIGTICANANEGSTLELSCQGGHVISEIQFASYGNPEGKCGSFKQGSWDVTNSALFVEKACIGMESCSIDVSAKSFGLGDATNLSARLVVQALCAQN